From the genome of Luteibacter rhizovicinus DSM 16549:
TTTCACCGTGCGCTGCCGGAAACCTTGCTGCGCTTCACACAAGCGGCACCCGGCGTCAGCCTGCACCTGGGCGAGATGCTGACCGGCGCCCAGTACGACGCCATCCTCAGCGGACAGATCGACGTGGGCCTGCTCCGGGCCCACCCCGAAGGCGTGGCCAATGCCCGCCAGCTCAATGTCGAGGTGATCGACCACGAACCCCTGGTCATCGCCCTGCCTGCCGGCCACCGCTTCGCCCAACGCGAGTCGCTGCGCATGGAGGAACTGGCCCACGAGCGCTTCGTGGCCCCGCCCCGGGCCCACGCAGCCACCCTGATCGACCGCTTGATGCTGCTGGCGAACAAGGCCAGGTTCCGCCCCAACGTGCGCCAGGAAGCCCAGCAGATCCCTTCCCTCCTGCCCCTGGTCGCCGCCGGCCTCGGCCTGGCATTAGTGCCGGGGTCGTTGCAGGCCGTGCATCTGGACGGCGTGGCCTTCGTGCCTGTCGACGATCCGGAAGCCTTCCTCTTGCTCGCGGTAGCCAGTCGCGTGGACAATACGTCCCCCGTGCTGGAGAGCTTCCTGCGCACGGTGCGCGAGGCACGTACCGCGCTTGGCCTTGCCTGAAAGGTCAATCTTTCCCTGCGCTTGCGTAACAGCGACCGGATCGCTACAATTCCGTTTTTCCTTGTCCTTAAAGTTTCAGGAGCTAGCCGTGAAGGTGCTTTCCTCTTTG
Proteins encoded in this window:
- a CDS encoding LysR substrate-binding domain-containing protein, whose protein sequence is MFDLRQLRYFVEVAETLSFTQAAQRLHISQPPLSQQILALEADLGVRLFDRNRRRVALTEPGRLFLLEAKAILARAESARTVVTEAAAGFTGQLRLAYAVSVSFHRALPETLLRFTQAAPGVSLHLGEMLTGAQYDAILSGQIDVGLLRAHPEGVANARQLNVEVIDHEPLVIALPAGHRFAQRESLRMEELAHERFVAPPRAHAATLIDRLMLLANKARFRPNVRQEAQQIPSLLPLVAAGLGLALVPGSLQAVHLDGVAFVPVDDPEAFLLLAVASRVDNTSPVLESFLRTVREARTALGLA